In a genomic window of Quercus lobata isolate SW786 chromosome 4, ValleyOak3.0 Primary Assembly, whole genome shotgun sequence:
- the LOC115983866 gene encoding uclacyanin-3-like, with protein MAMRIALLILALATPVVYGAQHVVGGSQGWSQTTDYATWTAAQTFAVGDTLLFTYDSTHQVDEVNQADYNSCSSSNAIKNYNGGSTTITLTTAGPMYFICPTSGHCAQGMKLSITVVAANGTTPSGSPTAPTGTPPSTVAASPPPPPKSGVASISCNMNNLMFGFLLVFVTMFAYMG; from the exons ATGGCCATGAGAATTGCTCTTCTAATTCTAGCTCTGGCCACACCAGTGGTCTATGGAGCACAACACGTTGTTGGTGGTAGCCAGGGTTGGAGTCAAACAACTGACTACGCCACCTGGACTGCTGCTCAAACATTTGCAGTTGGTGACACCCTTT TGTTCACCTATGACTCTACCCACCAAGTGGATGAAGTAAATCAAGCTGACTACAACAGTTGCAGCTCTAGCAATGCCATCAAAAATTACAATGGTGGAAGCACAACAATCACTTTAACCACTGCTGGCCCAATGTACTTCATATGCCCCACATCTGGTCACTGTGCTCAAGGTATGAAACTATCGATCACTGTTGTAGCAGCTAATGGCACCACCCCAAGCGGCTCACCCACTGCCCCGACCGGTACACCGCCCTCCACCGTCGCCGcctcacctccaccaccaccaaagaGTGGAGTGGCTAGTATTTCTTGTAACATGAACAATTTGATGTTTGGGTTTTTGCTTGTGTTTGTGACCATGTTTGCATACATGGGCTAG
- the LOC115985012 gene encoding mavicyanin-like produces the protein MTTATTILLILVLAVTTPLVYGSVQHIAGGNAGWSTVVNYSVWSAGQNFTVNDTLVFNYDTKYSVDQVNETEYNTCNSTHPLKTYTGGNTVITLSDPRELYFICPTPGLCARGMKLAVKVDQSNITSSGTARSLIATADLKLGFLLVLVTILSFMD, from the exons ATGACCACTGCAACTACTATCCTCTTGATTCTTGTACTGGCAGTGACGACCCCTTTGGTCTATGGGTCAGTACAGCACATTGCTGGTGGCAACGCTGGCTGGAGCACAGTAGTTAATTACAGTGTTTGGTCTGCTGGTCAAAATTTCACCGTTAATGATACTCTTG TGTTTAACTACGATACAAAGTACAGCGTGGATCAAGTAAATGAAACCGAATACAACACTTGCAACTCCACCCATCCCCTCAAAACCTACACCGGCGGCAACACAGTGATCACGCTATCCGATCCCCGCGAGCTGTACTTCATATGCCCAACACCTGGTCTCTGCGCTCGAGGCATGAAGCTAGCAGTCAAGGTTGATCAGTCCAACATTACTAGTAGTGGCACTGCACGCAGCTTAATAGCCACTGCAGATTTGAAGCTCGGGTTTTTGCTTGTGTTAGTGACCATACTTTCATTCATGGACTAA